A window of Vigna unguiculata cultivar IT97K-499-35 chromosome 4, ASM411807v1, whole genome shotgun sequence contains these coding sequences:
- the LOC114180755 gene encoding uncharacterized protein LOC114180755 translates to MVIACVPWTERERLGCFTTDKESVGQDYEHDRLVELDHKWAKCKMLVNSVDAWDVVLQAWENVMDCEDELKFNDCVNRLELVCQSWPVFFDYVNDSWIIPYKKYFVKAWTNKVESAHWSLKKVLGSSMGDLCSCWDEIHNVIILQHNEIKASFERSLNLMSDSYKALSYRRLVEYISICALELLAPKLERVKKIGFDTSRYGYILKQTYGVSCPCELAQYDPGMIPLQEIHVMWTRLSFSNVSSSQSEGQLSIQREVDLLLNLFKEVDIAGKVTIKHKLLDIICPSMTSMLPLASKIKTKDGPKSHRSKKSTKRDPSYFEHVDAFIESSKQDTFVAKTENKLKTKGVIQEKIIPMLEQFNPVFQPYIVDVVDVVADGHCGYRCITELLVGGYDRLEELRKSLLVHSPSGANRDKWMTIPDIRYAIANRYNVILMCLSSVQNLTIFPLRTSPPISQSQHRLICIKHVYGSHFVQVPLQEGCPLPMVDIISSRNCYPKAKGWASFYRDRMKVFVDLHVVDRSYVDLMKD, encoded by the exons atggtgattgcgtgcgtgccatgGACCGAGCGAGAgaggcttggatgttttactacagacaaggagtctgtagggcaagACTATGAGCATGATAGgctcgtagagttggaccacaaatgg GCAAAGTGCAAAATGTTAGTGAATTCTGTTGATGCATGGGATGTTGTACTGCAAGCATGGGAGAATGTTATGGATTGTGAAGATGAGTTAAAGTTTAACGATTGTGTTAATCGTCTTGAGCTTGTTTGCCAGTCATGGCCTGTATTCTTTGATTATGTTAATGACTCGTGGATAATTCCTTACAAGAAATACTTTGTGAAGGCTTGGACGAACAAA GTTGAGTCTGCTCACTGGAGCCTCAAGAAAGTTCTTGGAAGTAGTATGGGAGACCTTTGTTCGTGTTGGGATGAAATTCACAACGTTATTATCTTGCAACATAACGAAATAAAGGCGTCTTTTGAAAGAAGTCTTAATTTGATGAGTGACTCTTACAAGGCATTGAGTTATAGAAGATTAGTTGAATATATTTCTATATGTGCCTTAGAACTCCTTGCTCCAAAGTtagaaagagtaaagaaaatTGGATTCGATACGAGTCGTTATGGCTACATTCTCAAACAAACTTATGGTGTTTCATGTCCGTGTGAATTAGCACAATATGACCCTGGGATGATTCCTCTCCAAGAAATTCATGTCATGTGGACTAGGTTGAGCTTCTCAAATGTGTCCTCTTCACAATCCGAAGGGCAATTATCTATTCAGAGGGAGGTTGATCTACTGcttaatcttttcaaagaagttgACATTGCAGGAAAAGTCACCATCAAACATAAATTACTTGACATAATTTGCCCTTCGATGACATCAATGTTGCCCCTAGCGAGTAAAATTAAGACGAAGGATGGACCTAAAAGTCATCGATCAAAGAAGTCAACCAAACGTGATCCCTCATATTTTGAGCATGTTGACGCCTTCATTGAGTCATCAAAACAAGACACATTTGTtgcaaaaacagaaaacaagcTGAAGACCAAAGGTGTAATCCAAGAAAAGATAATACCCATGCTAGAACAATTCAATCCTGTTTTTCAACCTTATATAGTCGATGTTGTTGATGTAGTGGCAGATGGTCATTGTGGGTATAGATGCATTACTGAATTGCTCG TTGGAGGCTATGATCGTCTGGAAGAACTAAGAAAGTCTTTGCTAGTTCATTCACCATCAGGG gCTAATCGAGACAAGTGGATGACTATACCGGACATAAGGTATGCGATTGCTAATCGATATAATGTAATCCTCATGTGCTTGTCATCGGTTCAGAATTTGACGATATTCCCACTTCGTACATCCCCACCTATTTCGCAAAGTCAACATCGACTAATTTGTATCAAACATGTTTACGGTTCTCATTTTGTgcag GTTCCCTTACAAGAAGGTTGTCCATTACCGATGGTGGATATCATATCATCTAGGAATTGTTATCCAAAGGCAAAGGGGTGGGCATCATTTTATAGAGATCGGATGAAGGTATTCGTAGATTTACACGTAGTTGATCGTAGTTATGTAGATCTTATGAAAGACTGA